From the Solanum stenotomum isolate F172 chromosome 4, ASM1918654v1, whole genome shotgun sequence genome, one window contains:
- the LOC125861836 gene encoding protein GFS12 isoform X3 translates to MIEGKRSGLESVNFLSLVGIPSFGEEQFPGCIRHPNISPTLGMLKNSGQLNLLLPKMPHTLENILHFSPGALKSDWHMRYLLFQILSGLAYMHGLGVFHGNVCPSSISLVDSLWCWLPICSKFLQNSVSISKIEGSCDSGVSCCFDGCPLQGLYADLNLSQSTDWYSSFKRWWSGDISNFEYLLILNQLAGRRWGDNTFYIVMPWVIDFSVKPDENNDTGWRDLTKSKWRLAKGDEQLDFTYSTSEIPHHISDECLSELAVCSYKARRLPLTVLRMAVRSVYEPNEYPSTMQRLYQWTPDECIPEFYCDTQIFYSIHSGMSDLAVPSWAGTPEEFIKLHRDALESDRVSHQLHHWIDITFGYKLCGDAAVAAKNVMLPSSAPTKPKSVGRRQLFTKPHPPQRLAKTSEEEMNQLPTSDLTEHALTFETSFLHELEEAAAFSEHAPHLDPIYNLHPDVHEELDSPGKGLSTKTLENNMSRKTGSSTSSVMPSVIDVNYLIKNIEVGDDVSVGYQALLLWKQRCSHSHIYSKDVANDIFAVGCILAELHLRRPLFDPTSLTVYLESGVLPSLVQQLPPDTQVVVESCIQKDWRRRPTAKCLLDSPYFLATIKSSYLFLAPLQLIAKDESRLHYAAAFAQQGALKAMGTFAAEMCAPNCLKLVSNPLSDSEAEWGCIVLTEFLRCLDPEAVKKLVVPAIQKILQGTGPSHLKVSLLQGSFVLDIWNKIGKQAYVETIHPFVVLNLHGTPCKNSAAAASVLLIGSSEELGIPITVHQTILPLLHCFGKGLSDDGIDVLVRIGSLFGEDFIVKQILPLLRIVIISCIDNSFANKHETAQSWSALALIDTLKTLDGLTASLTPEVLVKELVEDGKFLYLQVLMQTNLGTQVFEGAARNLLALCQQIGSDLTALRVLPKLRQLFDELAFSQEKAGHSSIKGGSLRGPNTKGEDENKITSRLDLVVLLYPSFASLLGIEKLRQCCATWLLLEQFLLRHYNWKWESTGESSRSGPSSIYARKPSGESLTSKRTPDKMLLNGLGWSTPQSQGKKGAKPPMINIHPSSQHQDSADRNARGSDFSRIEPWYWFPSPAANWSGPDFIGRPGGSKDELPWKIKASVLHSVRAHQGLLRSIAVCQDECNLFTAGVAPGFKGTVQKWELSRIDSVSGYYGHEEVVNDISLLASSGRVASCDGTVHVWNGQTGKLISVFAEFSTSSVHHTSSLPKASKLNVEQANMLHFNPLSGGLLNTDGNLYTSMYYSEYLDNIVVGTGNGSLRFIDVRQGQKLHLWRTEATESNFPSLISSICSSASTKQQYGNPQYPSWVAVGQSSGHCRLFDVRSDKIISSWQAHDGYVTKIATPEEHLLVSSSHDRTLKIWDLRRNWKSKPLASRGHTDGVSDFSIWGQNVISIFRSKIGLSSLASSSDEDVQQLVTPQYLYMGDRESKNASVLSSISVLPFSRLFVVGTEDGHLKICC, encoded by the exons ATGATTGAAGGTAAAAGATCAGGATTAGAGAGTGTGAACTTTCTTAGTTTAGTGGGGATTCCTTCATTTGGGGAAGAACAATTTCCTGGCTGCATAAGGCATCCAAACATTTCTCCAACTTTGGGAATGCTAAAAAATTCTGGTCAACTTAATTTGTTGCTTCCAAAAATGCCACATACCTTGGAAAACATTCTTCACTTTAGCCCTGGTGCCTTAAAGTCTGACTGGCATATGCGATATTTACTCTTCCAGATACTATCAGGATTGGCGTACATGCATGGTTTAGGTGTTTTCCATGGTAATGTCTGTCCATCCAGTATATCATTGGTTGATTCCTTATGGTGTTGGCTACCCATTTGTAGTAAGTTCCTCCAGAATTCtgtttcaatttccaaaataGAGGGTAGTTGTGATTCAGGAGTTAGTTGCTGTTTTGATGGGTGCCCTTTACAAGGTCTTTATGCTGATCTAAACCTCTCCCAGTCTACAGATTGGTATTCTAGCTTTAAACGTTGGTGGAGTGGTGATATAAGTAACTTCGAATATCTGTTAATCTTAAACCAATTAGCCGGGAGAAGATGGGGTGATAACACCTTTTATATTGTAATGCCATGGGTCATAGATTTTAGTGTGAAACCTGATGAGAATAATGACACTGGATGGAGAGATTTAACTAAGAGCAAATGGCGGCTGGCAAAGGGTGACGAGCAATTGGACTTCACATATTCGACATCTGAAATTCCTCATCATATATCAGATGAGTGCCTGTCTGAGCTGGCTGTCTGCAGTTATAAGGCAAGGAGGTTGCCTTTGACTGTTCTGAGGATGGCTGTTCGGTCAGTTTATGAACCAAATGAATATCCTTCTACTATGCAAAGACTATATCAATGGACACCAGATGAGTGCATTCCGGAATTTTATTGTGATACCCAGATATTTTATTCTATACATTCTGGGATGTCTGATTTAGCTGTGCCTTCATGGGCTGGAACCCCTGAGGAGTTCATCAAGTTGCATAGAGATGCTTTAGAAAGCGATAGGGTATCACACCAACTACATCATTGGATTGACATCACTTTTGGCTACAAATTGTGCGGTGATGCTGCTGTTGCTGCTAAAAATGTTATGCTGCCCTCATCCGCTCCTACAAAACCGAAGTCAGTGGGACGCCGCCAACTCTTTACTAAACCACATCCTCCTCAACGGCTGGCTAAGACCAGTGAAGAAGAAATGAATCAGCTCCCAACAAGTGATTTGACTGAGCATGCTCTGACTTTTGAAACTTCATTCTTGCATGAATTGGAAGAAGCAGCTGCGTTTTCTGAGCATGCACCTCATTTGGATCCTATCTACAACTTGCATCCAGATGTTCATGAAGAGCTTGACTCACCTGGGAAAGGCCTATCAACTAAAACATTAGAGAATAATATGTCCAGAAAAACTGGTTCTAGTACCAGTTCTGTCATGCCATCTGTTATTGATGTTAATTACCTTATCAAGAATATTGAAGTGGGTGATGATGTATCTGTGGGATATCAAGCACTATTGCTTTGGAAGCAGAGATGTTCCCATTCACACATTTATTCTAAAGATGTTGCTAATGATATCTTTGCAGTTGGCTGCATCTTAGCAGAACTCCACTTGAGAAGGCCACTTTTTGATCCAACCTCTTTGACTGTGTACTTAGAGAGTGGTGTCTTACCTTCTTTAGTACAACAGCTTCCCCCTGACACTCAAGTTGTTGTTGAATCCTGCATCCAAAAGGATTGGAGGAG gAGGCCTACTGCCAAATGTCTTTTGGACTCTCCTTATTTTCTAGCAACAATCAAGTCATCCTATTTGTTTCTTGCCCCCCTTCAACTTATAGCAAAAGATGAATCACGACTGCATTATGCTGCAGCTTTTGCTCAACAGGGAGCCTTGAAAGCAATGGGAACATTTGCTGCCGAAATGTGTGCTCCTAACTGTTTGAAATTAGTCTCGAATCCTTTATCAGATTCGGAAGCTGAATGGGGTTGCATAGTACTTacagaatttttgaggtgtCTAGATCCAGAAGCTGTAAAGAAGCTGGTCGTACCTGCTATCCAGAAGATTCTTCAG GGGACCGGTCCGTCACATTTGAAGGTTTCTCTTCTCCAAGGTTCCTTTGTGCTGGATATATGGAACAAGATTGGTAAACAAGCATATGTGGAGACAATACACCCATTTGTGGTATTAAACTTACACGGTACTCCTTGCAAGAACTCTGCTGCTGCTGCTTCTGTCCTGTTGATTGGGTCTAGTGAGGAACTTGGTATTCCAATTACTGTTCATCAG ACAATTTTGCCTCTGCTTCACTGCTTTGGCAAAGGGCTCAGTGATGATGGAATTGATGTCTTAGTTAGAATTG GTAGTCTTTTTGGAGAAGATTTCATAGTCAAACAGATTCTACCATTACTAAGAATTGTCATTATTTCGTGCATTGACAATTCATTTGCAAATAAGCATGAAACTGCACAGAGTTGGAGTGCTTTGGCCCTAATCGACACTCTAAAGACTTTAGATGGTCTCACTGCTTCCTTGACCCCGGAGGTGCTTGTTAAGGAGCTTGTTGAA GATGGAAAATTCTTATATCTTCAAGTTCTCATGCAAACCAACTTAGGAACTCAAGTCTTCGAG GGTGCTGCAAGAAATCTGCTAGCTCTTTGCCAGCAAATTGGATCAGATTTAACAGCGTTGCGCGTCCTTCCAAAACTCAGGCAACTTTTTGATGAGCTTGCGTTCTCCCAGGAGAAAGCAGGTCATTCTAGCATCAAGGGAGGAAGCCTTCGAGGTCCCAACACCAAGGGGGAAGATGAGAACAAAATTACAAGCCGTTTGGACCTTGT GGTGCTTTTATATCCATCATTTGCATCTCTTCTTGGTATAGAGAAGCTTCGCCAATGTTGTGCCACATGGTTGCTACTAGAGCAGTTTCTTCTGCGCCATTATAACTGGAAG TGGGAATCCACAGGGGAATCTTCTCGAAGTGGTCCATCTAGTATATATGCTAGAAAGCCGAGTGGTGAGAGCTTAACATCTAAACGTACTCCAGATAAGATGTTGCTGAATGGGTTAGGGTGGTCAACGCCTCAATCACAAGGAAAAAAGGGTGCCAAACCTCCTATGATCAACATCCATCCATCCAGCCAACATCAGGATTCTGCTGATAGGAATGCAAGAGGCTCAGATTTTAGCAGGATTGAGCCCTGGTATTGGTTCCCCAGTCCAGCTGCTAATTGGAGTGGCCCTGATTTTATTGGCCGTCCTGGTGGTTCAAAGGATGAACTTCCATGGAAAATCAAAGCATCAGTTCTGCACTCTGTTCGAGCACATCAAGGATTGCTAAGGTCTATAGCAGTCTGCCAAGATGAATGCAATCTTTTCACTGCTGGAGTTGCTCCAGGATTCAAAGGAACTGTTCAAAAGTGGGAGTTGTCAAGAATTGATTCCGTATCTGGTTATTATGGCCATGAGGAG GTTGTGAATGACATTTCTCTTTTGGCATCAAGTGGAAGGGTAGCTTCCTGTGATGGGACAGTACATGTATGGAATGGCCAAACAGGGAAGCTGATATCTGTGTTTGCTGAGTTTTCTACAAGCTCTGTGCATCATACAAGCTCTTTACCAAAAGCTTCAAAGTTGAATGTGGAACAGGCTAATATGCTACATTTTAATCCATTGTCTGGTGGACTATTGAACACTGATGGTAATTTATACACTAGTATGTATTACTCGGAATATCTGGACAATATTGTTGTGGGTACTGGAAATGGATCTCTCAG ATTCATTGATGTCAGACAAGGTCAAAAACTTCATTTATGGAGGACTGAAGCAACTGAATCCAATTTTCCTTCTCTGATTTCATCCATATGCTCAAGTGCTTCGACTAAACAGCAATACGGAAATCCTCAATATCCATCTTGGGTTGCTGTTGGACAAAGTTCTGGGCATTGCAGGTTATTTGATGTGAGGAGTGACAAAATTATTTCCTCATGGCAAGCTCATGATGGTTATGTCACTAAG ATAGCCACACCGGAAGAGCATTTGCTGGTTTCAAGCTCTCATGACCGCACCTTAAAGATTTGGGACTTGAGAAG AAATTGGAAATCAAAACCCTTGGCTTCTAGAGGTCACACTGATGGTGTTTCTGATTTCTCCATTTGGGGGCAAAATGTGATTTCAATTTTCCGCAGTAAAATTGGTCTTTCTTCTTTGGCCAGTTCTTCTGATGAA GACGTTCAGCAACTTGTCACGCCTCAGTATCTCTACATGGGTGATCGTGAATCAAAGAACGCGTCTGTTTTATCAAGTATCAGTGTTCTACCTTTTTCGCGGCTCTTTGTGGTTGGAACAGAAGATGGTCATTTGAAGATCTGTTGCTAG